The genomic stretch GTGTATAGAACAGTAAAAAAAGACAAAGCATTTGCTGCTTTGTCTTAAAATAATTTATTCGGGAAGAAATTATTTGAGTAACTGTGCCAATTCTTCCGGCTTTGCGCCAAACGCCCATGTTTTTACCAGAATGCCACGCTTGTTATAAGCCGCCACATAAGGCGTCATTTGCAAGCGGTAAAAACTCGGCAACTCATAATTCACATCTTTCACAAATTGCATATTTTTGTAATCGGACAAATGATATTGCTTTGCAAAAGCATCTATTTCCTCAAAAGTAGGACTATAAGTAGCCCAAATGAAATTGATTTTTTTCAACTTATCGATATTCTTTACCAATTCCTGCGCCTCGTGCTGGCAATGCTCGCAATCCGGATTGAAAAAGATAAATACCACTGGTTGTTTTTTGGGTAACTGCGCTGTATTTAACCACGAACTGTCTTCCCGAAGCAACAA from Arachidicoccus sp. BS20 encodes the following:
- a CDS encoding TlpA family protein disulfide reductase; the protein is MMKYLLSFFAFILFATVGKAQDYDSIPPYQKDSSMPHFLLLREDSSWLNTAQLPKKQPVVFIFFNPDCEHCQHEAQELVKNIDKLKKINFIWATYSPTFEEIDAFAKQYHLSDYKNMQFVKDVNYELPSFYRLQMTPYVAAYNKRGILVKTWAFGAKPEELAQLLK